One Sulfoacidibacillus ferrooxidans DNA window includes the following coding sequences:
- a CDS encoding DUF2515 family protein, with product MNAKPFALRNLLVLLRKWMTEMSDAGRRMTAGNGQLIHPGSADWHDAQKYFQGILEERLLQQSLVEHSAIKDAPYDHIDASLQQMCDEWCGQIKKETAFYNRNNILRTTAYRKVYEESPELHWALLAHLVSRNGGYNMTDLRGQVGNMTLANQEQDTLFGFLEQCNYLIFQDAYPQLRLYQLGKRYGSAWLPLLRSFHASIFMQAAWNMFMEFGHSPMLTIAQIINEQSYIEKRVIQDPDMQQQVFSAPLFSMQELFHLTSVVFPALDHDGEINTYFGIFMDDFLSLKQRIRAGKVLYNILFQGSAYEPKLELLQFAQKVKHTGSRADYVPALFSKRSDDRARFFSPELQTVWPNQSHPSIVATDWCTKVDVMRELSMMHILPQKAGDITSAYLRKLEEIRTLAQFLPFS from the coding sequence GTGAATGCTAAGCCGTTTGCGCTTCGTAACTTGTTAGTGCTTTTGCGCAAATGGATGACTGAAATGTCTGATGCAGGTCGCCGGATGACAGCTGGCAATGGACAACTCATCCATCCGGGAAGTGCAGATTGGCACGATGCGCAGAAGTATTTTCAAGGCATTCTTGAAGAACGGTTGCTTCAGCAGTCGTTAGTAGAGCATAGTGCCATAAAAGATGCGCCATATGATCACATAGATGCTAGTTTACAGCAGATGTGTGATGAATGGTGTGGACAGATTAAGAAAGAAACTGCATTTTATAACCGCAATAATATCTTGCGCACAACTGCCTATCGAAAAGTATACGAAGAATCACCAGAGTTACACTGGGCGTTACTCGCTCATCTTGTCTCGCGCAATGGAGGATACAATATGACAGATCTGCGCGGTCAAGTAGGCAATATGACATTAGCAAATCAGGAACAAGATACGTTGTTTGGCTTTCTAGAACAGTGTAACTATCTTATTTTCCAAGATGCATATCCACAACTTCGTCTCTATCAGTTGGGTAAACGCTACGGATCAGCATGGTTACCACTACTGCGTTCTTTCCATGCATCGATCTTTATGCAAGCAGCTTGGAATATGTTTATGGAATTTGGTCATTCTCCTATGCTTACAATTGCTCAGATTATCAATGAGCAGTCGTATATTGAAAAACGCGTCATTCAAGATCCTGATATGCAACAACAAGTGTTTTCTGCACCGTTATTTAGTATGCAAGAACTATTTCATTTGACTAGTGTCGTTTTTCCTGCACTCGATCATGATGGAGAAATAAATACATATTTTGGAATATTTATGGATGATTTCTTATCATTAAAACAACGAATTCGTGCTGGAAAAGTACTGTATAACATCTTGTTTCAAGGATCAGCGTATGAACCTAAGCTTGAGTTATTGCAATTTGCGCAAAAGGTGAAACACACAGGTTCTCGTGCAGATTATGTTCCTGCATTATTTTCAAAACGTTCTGATGATCGAGCGCGGTTTTTTAGTCCAGAGTTGCAAACTGTGTGGCCTAATCAATCGCATCCTTCTATTGTAGCCACAGATTGGTGTACAAAGGTAGATGTCATGCGCGAGTTGTCAATGATGCATATTTTACCACAAAAGGCAGGGGATATTACAAGCGCATATCTGCGCAAGCTAGAAGAGATTCGCACGCTTGCGCAGTTTTTGCCGTTTTCGTAA
- a CDS encoding alpha/beta hydrolase: MSESPYHLSFHEATEPTCIVTIIHGAGEHSGRYDYVREAFAQQQITTVMGDLPGHGYSRGQRGHIESFDEYVEAALYFLEVARERYGTALPHVIIGHSMGGLIAALAVAKATNQPDLLVLSSPAFGLRMKLSPTRAWLARVLLPIAPRLMQPNGIAPQDVTRNQELAVAYGSDPLVSHTVSLRWYFEFTEAMNQILLICHSIQIPISVWQGSADRLVDPASVRHFVETCNHHTITYKEFPGLYHEIFNEPERDDVIADIISWIKINLTKD, translated from the coding sequence ATGAGCGAGTCTCCGTATCACCTTTCTTTTCATGAAGCAACGGAACCTACTTGCATCGTCACGATCATCCACGGTGCAGGTGAGCATAGTGGTCGATACGATTATGTTCGAGAAGCTTTTGCACAACAACAGATTACAACAGTCATGGGCGACCTTCCAGGTCACGGATACTCCAGGGGACAACGTGGACACATAGAGTCTTTTGACGAGTACGTGGAAGCTGCTCTATATTTTTTGGAAGTAGCACGAGAACGCTATGGAACCGCTCTACCCCATGTGATCATCGGCCACTCCATGGGTGGATTAATCGCTGCACTTGCCGTTGCAAAAGCTACGAACCAACCCGACCTGCTTGTGTTATCATCTCCTGCCTTTGGCTTGCGTATGAAACTATCTCCCACGCGCGCGTGGCTTGCACGTGTACTCCTACCGATTGCGCCACGACTCATGCAACCAAATGGTATCGCGCCACAAGATGTCACGCGAAACCAAGAACTTGCAGTAGCGTATGGTTCAGATCCACTTGTCAGCCATACAGTTTCATTGCGCTGGTATTTTGAATTTACAGAAGCGATGAATCAAATCCTACTTATTTGCCATAGCATTCAGATCCCAATCTCCGTGTGGCAAGGTAGTGCAGATCGTCTTGTAGACCCTGCGAGTGTTCGTCACTTTGTTGAGACATGCAATCACCACACTATCACTTACAAAGAATTTCCAGGTCTATACCATGAAATTTTCAATGAACCAGAACGAGATGATGTCATCGCAGACATCATCTCGTGGATCAAAATAAACCTTACGAAAGACTAG
- a CDS encoding MFS transporter yields the protein MLFDAMDVGLLGFVIAALMIAWHISPQSAGLLGSITLVGMAIGSAAAGLFADRVGRKKAFLLTILIYSVASGISAFATSIVFLLVMRAITGFGLGGELPVATTFVLESSPPEKRGRRTALLETYWAFGSIVAALIGFLVIPILTWRAAFAITVLPALYTLYLRRSLPETPAFKGLKEKLNFKQNMSRLWQKDLRKRTILLWVLWFTANFAYYGMFFWLPSVLVLKGFTLINSFGFVLIMAIAQVPGYLVAAWLVDIIGRKWTLVLFAMISAISALLFGMSTSIGLLLLFGIILNFSNLGAWGATYVFSVEQYPAASRATGLGWAMGIGKIGGVVAPYLVGALVATHTSFSIIFGLFFIVTLIGVIFLLTLGHDVTKDEPISHFSTAHQS from the coding sequence ATGTTATTTGACGCCATGGATGTTGGATTACTCGGCTTTGTCATAGCAGCTTTAATGATTGCCTGGCATATTTCTCCTCAATCCGCTGGCTTACTTGGCAGCATTACACTTGTGGGTATGGCCATTGGTTCGGCTGCCGCAGGATTATTTGCAGATCGTGTAGGTAGAAAAAAAGCATTTCTCCTCACCATCTTGATCTACTCTGTTGCAAGTGGTATAAGTGCATTTGCTACATCTATCGTATTTTTACTTGTTATGCGTGCCATCACAGGGTTTGGCCTCGGTGGTGAACTTCCGGTTGCAACCACTTTTGTCCTAGAATCTTCTCCACCTGAAAAACGTGGTCGTCGCACTGCATTACTTGAGACCTACTGGGCATTTGGCAGTATTGTTGCAGCACTGATTGGCTTTCTTGTCATCCCTATTCTGACATGGCGTGCCGCATTTGCCATTACCGTCTTACCTGCACTCTATACTCTGTATCTACGCCGATCTTTACCAGAAACGCCTGCATTTAAGGGATTAAAAGAGAAATTAAATTTTAAGCAAAATATGTCGCGTTTGTGGCAAAAAGACTTGCGTAAAAGGACCATCTTACTGTGGGTACTATGGTTCACAGCCAATTTCGCATATTATGGTATGTTTTTTTGGTTGCCAAGCGTTCTTGTACTAAAAGGATTTACGCTCATCAATAGTTTTGGCTTTGTGCTGATTATGGCTATTGCACAGGTACCTGGTTATCTAGTAGCAGCCTGGCTCGTCGACATAATTGGACGCAAATGGACACTTGTACTCTTCGCCATGATTTCAGCCATTTCCGCTTTACTATTTGGAATGTCGACTAGCATCGGTCTCCTCTTGTTATTTGGGATTATTCTGAATTTCAGTAATTTGGGAGCATGGGGTGCGACCTATGTATTTTCTGTTGAACAATATCCAGCTGCCAGCCGCGCCACAGGACTTGGTTGGGCCATGGGAATCGGGAAAATTGGAGGGGTTGTCGCACCTTATCTTGTAGGGGCGTTAGTAGCAACCCATACTTCCTTTAGCATCATCTTTGGACTATTTTTCATTGTGACATTAATTGGTGTCATCTTTCTCCTCACACTTGGCCATGATGTCACAAAAGATGAACCTATATCTCATTTTTCTACTGCCCATCAATCTTGA
- the kynB gene encoding arylformamidase, giving the protein MSHWLDISAPLSVKTASFPGDTPFTRIWTSNMNEGAICNVSAFSMSPHVGTHADAPYHYGDEGATMEEADLSLYIGRARVIDVSHVNGLITKEDLAQHDLRSVSRLLVRTNSYPDIEYFTKTYSAFAPDAVDYLAELGIRLVGIDTPSVDPSTSKDLPAHQRFRIHGMRILETLRLAHVDCGDYELIALPLRIVGSDASPIRAVLRAV; this is encoded by the coding sequence ATGAGTCATTGGCTGGATATCTCTGCGCCGCTTTCTGTGAAGACGGCATCATTTCCAGGAGATACACCGTTTACTCGTATCTGGACATCAAACATGAACGAAGGTGCGATTTGCAATGTGTCCGCATTTTCTATGAGTCCCCATGTGGGAACGCATGCTGATGCACCATATCATTATGGCGATGAAGGAGCTACGATGGAAGAAGCAGATCTATCACTCTACATTGGGCGTGCAAGAGTGATTGATGTATCACATGTGAATGGGTTAATTACAAAGGAAGACTTGGCACAACATGATCTACGCAGTGTTTCGCGACTCCTTGTTCGTACGAACTCCTATCCTGATATTGAATACTTTACGAAAACATATAGTGCATTTGCGCCTGACGCAGTAGATTATTTAGCGGAATTAGGTATTCGTCTCGTTGGAATCGATACGCCTTCTGTCGATCCTTCTACAAGTAAAGATTTGCCTGCTCATCAGCGCTTTCGCATACATGGTATGCGGATTCTTGAGACCTTAAGATTGGCGCACGTGGACTGTGGTGATTATGAGTTAATTGCCCTTCCACTTCGCATCGTGGGTAGCGATGCATCTCCAATACGAGCTGTTTTGCGTGCCGTGTGA
- a CDS encoding ATP-binding cassette domain-containing protein codes for MENESWLSLQHVSITYDQSDAPVVSTITFAMNDGESVLFLGPSGCGKSTVAMLCAGIIPQAVEAKVEGIVTRHSSLTEPGGIGYVFQDAEAQFCMLKVGDEIAFGLENMQVAVHNMTARIADGLQKASLDVSFAETHTTFSGGMKQKLAIASALAMDAKLLIFDEPTANLDPTSSRIVFEQIGVLHQQGKSMIVIEHKFDILLQYMDRVVLFDEHGQIHRVGETRQVIADEWEWLVQVGVVSAWKERPQFLMAHDAFYPHLVQESDHQIMPDATCPPVISIRDGSVCYGEQTIWSHLSLSIEKGSFTVIVGPNGAGKSTLLQVMRGLTKLTSGRVEVLMQEVRKWNKKQLAKAVSYCFQNPEYQFIYERVCDELSDRIVGEDVPEDILLLLDQFGLADHAQHSPFALSQGQKRRLSVAAMVKTEHEIYLLDEPTFGQDAKTQQAIMDRLLHLHKEGRTIVITTHDMDLVRRFATHVIVVAQGGLLFDGSPNELFANRECMREAHLLDDLDMDREKITTRQHVVMNHDPLHLERRNVRAWQKRTIGMTLNPAWLLLSTLCVTVVAIFAHTVEQGVALLALTIVLMMVIANLNPIQIAKRMSPFIGFYLLYVWSLTAFAAVGPHTPTFHFLFYRLSWTGFYEGVVLALRMLSAVGFGVLFLSAVDITDVIVALSKNFFVQPKFAYGILSGIRVVPLFQSEWTKLKQARQLRGKEARLSFMNPVTYALPLLSQAIRMSERVAIAMEARGFIGDVATNPHVRTYYRDLRVRYRDYAYFITLIGITIILLVIV; via the coding sequence ATGGAAAATGAATCTTGGCTTTCTTTGCAACATGTCTCGATTACGTATGATCAATCCGATGCACCTGTTGTTTCTACTATCACATTTGCCATGAATGACGGCGAATCGGTATTATTTCTTGGCCCTAGTGGGTGTGGGAAGAGTACGGTTGCCATGCTTTGCGCGGGGATCATTCCGCAAGCTGTGGAGGCAAAAGTCGAAGGTATTGTGACGCGACATTCGTCACTAACGGAGCCAGGTGGCATTGGATATGTATTTCAGGATGCAGAGGCTCAGTTTTGTATGTTAAAAGTTGGCGATGAGATAGCTTTTGGATTAGAAAACATGCAAGTGGCTGTGCATAACATGACCGCACGCATAGCGGACGGTCTGCAAAAGGCGAGTCTAGATGTGTCTTTTGCCGAAACACATACGACTTTTTCAGGTGGTATGAAGCAAAAACTCGCGATTGCATCTGCACTTGCGATGGATGCAAAATTGCTTATTTTTGACGAACCTACTGCTAACTTAGATCCTACATCATCGCGGATTGTCTTTGAACAGATTGGAGTATTACATCAACAAGGCAAGTCCATGATTGTCATCGAACATAAATTTGATATTTTGCTGCAATACATGGATCGTGTGGTGCTTTTCGACGAACACGGCCAGATTCATCGAGTGGGCGAAACGCGACAAGTGATAGCCGATGAGTGGGAGTGGCTCGTCCAAGTTGGCGTGGTATCTGCTTGGAAGGAGCGTCCACAATTTCTGATGGCGCATGATGCATTCTACCCACATCTAGTTCAGGAAAGCGATCATCAGATCATGCCCGATGCAACATGCCCGCCAGTAATTTCTATAAGAGATGGTAGTGTTTGCTATGGTGAGCAAACAATTTGGAGTCATCTTTCGCTGTCTATTGAAAAAGGGTCCTTTACAGTAATTGTCGGGCCAAATGGAGCGGGCAAGTCTACTTTGTTGCAGGTGATGCGTGGTCTTACAAAGTTAACTAGCGGTCGCGTTGAAGTACTTATGCAAGAGGTGCGCAAATGGAATAAGAAGCAGTTAGCAAAAGCTGTGTCCTATTGCTTTCAAAACCCTGAATATCAGTTTATCTACGAACGTGTTTGCGATGAACTCTCAGATCGCATCGTCGGGGAAGACGTACCAGAAGATATCCTGTTATTATTGGATCAATTTGGGTTGGCTGATCATGCGCAGCATAGTCCCTTTGCGCTTAGTCAAGGTCAAAAGCGTAGACTTAGCGTAGCGGCTATGGTGAAAACGGAACATGAAATCTATCTTCTTGACGAACCGACCTTTGGGCAAGATGCAAAAACGCAACAAGCGATTATGGATCGCCTACTGCATTTGCATAAAGAAGGTCGAACGATAGTGATAACGACACACGATATGGATTTAGTTAGACGTTTTGCTACACATGTGATTGTTGTAGCGCAAGGAGGACTGCTTTTCGATGGGTCGCCAAATGAATTATTTGCAAATCGAGAGTGTATGCGTGAAGCGCATTTGTTAGATGATCTCGACATGGATCGCGAAAAGATCACGACGAGGCAGCATGTGGTTATGAATCACGATCCTCTCCATCTGGAACGTAGAAACGTTCGCGCATGGCAAAAACGAACAATAGGAATGACATTAAACCCCGCTTGGCTCCTATTGTCAACTCTTTGTGTCACCGTAGTCGCTATTTTTGCTCACACTGTTGAACAGGGAGTTGCATTACTTGCATTGACCATCGTGTTAATGATGGTTATCGCTAATCTCAATCCGATACAAATCGCCAAACGAATGTCTCCATTTATAGGATTCTATTTGTTGTATGTGTGGTCTTTGACCGCATTTGCTGCAGTGGGTCCGCATACACCAACATTTCATTTTTTGTTTTATCGGTTGAGTTGGACAGGATTTTATGAAGGAGTTGTACTTGCACTACGCATGTTATCTGCTGTAGGCTTTGGTGTACTCTTTTTATCTGCAGTTGACATTACAGATGTAATTGTTGCACTGAGTAAGAATTTCTTTGTTCAACCTAAGTTCGCGTATGGCATTTTATCAGGTATCCGCGTTGTTCCTCTCTTTCAATCAGAGTGGACGAAGTTAAAACAAGCGCGACAATTACGTGGCAAAGAGGCAAGGCTATCTTTTATGAATCCTGTCACATATGCGTTGCCTCTTTTATCGCAGGCAATACGCATGAGTGAGCGCGTGGCTATTGCCATGGAAGCACGCGGCTTTATAGGGGATGTCGCAACGAACCCACATGTGCGAACCTATTACCGCGATCTACGTGTGCGATATAGAGATTATGCCTATTTTATTACTTTAATTGGGATCACCATCATTCTTTTGGTCATCGTGTAA
- a CDS encoding ECF transporter S component has product MWKLRDIVVAAILSVVCGAIYMGWDWITNPLFASTMSPIVGALVNGLWWIAAGLVPYIIRRPGAAFFSEVVSACVEFMFGSPYSIGAVISGLVQGAGSEAGFAMWRWRRYDWGPMLIAGALGGVGNSIQWFFEYQGNQYSIPVIIGYTVVTMISGAILAGALPKWIGDALLRTGTLRNFEIAKQKRQLSR; this is encoded by the coding sequence ATGTGGAAACTGCGTGACATCGTCGTCGCAGCGATTTTATCTGTTGTCTGTGGTGCGATTTATATGGGTTGGGACTGGATCACCAATCCTTTGTTTGCAAGTACGATGAGCCCGATTGTAGGTGCACTTGTCAATGGCTTGTGGTGGATTGCAGCAGGACTTGTTCCTTATATTATTCGCCGTCCGGGTGCAGCATTCTTTTCAGAAGTGGTGAGTGCCTGCGTAGAATTTATGTTTGGTAGCCCGTATAGTATCGGTGCCGTGATTTCCGGACTTGTTCAAGGAGCCGGGTCAGAAGCAGGATTTGCGATGTGGAGATGGCGGCGCTATGATTGGGGTCCCATGTTGATTGCAGGCGCACTAGGTGGCGTAGGTAATAGCATTCAGTGGTTTTTTGAATATCAAGGAAATCAATATTCAATTCCAGTCATCATCGGGTATACAGTCGTGACGATGATAAGCGGTGCAATTCTTGCAGGTGCTTTGCCAAAATGGATTGGCGATGCGCTATTGCGCACGGGTACGCTTAGAAACTTTGAGATTGCAAAACAAAAACGGCAACTCTCGCGGTAG
- a CDS encoding aldo/keto reductase — protein sequence MKNHAALTSSTTLNNGVNMPWLGLGVWESKEGGEVENAVLSAIEQGYRHIDTAAIYGNEAGVGKAIKDSGIAREELFITTKLWNARQGYESTLEAFEESRKKLGVDYVDLYLIHWPVAGKYLETWRAFEKLYKDGLVRAVGVSNFQPRHLQDVMDHYEVKPAVNQVEFHPYLTQRDLYTFCRQQGIQLEAWSPLMRGGDMLGHPLLQHLAGKYSKTPAQIVLRWDLDQEVVTIPKSVRAARILENAQVFDFHLSEEEIAQITALNQDRRSFEYDPDNVTFGLA from the coding sequence ATGAAAAATCATGCAGCGCTCACAAGTAGTACGACATTAAATAATGGTGTTAACATGCCTTGGTTGGGATTAGGTGTTTGGGAATCCAAGGAGGGCGGAGAAGTCGAAAATGCTGTGTTGTCTGCCATTGAACAGGGATATCGTCATATCGATACAGCCGCAATCTATGGCAATGAAGCTGGCGTCGGAAAAGCGATCAAAGATTCTGGGATTGCTCGTGAAGAATTATTTATCACGACAAAGTTGTGGAATGCTCGTCAGGGATATGAGTCCACGTTAGAAGCATTTGAAGAGAGCCGCAAGAAACTTGGTGTCGATTACGTGGATTTGTATCTGATTCACTGGCCAGTTGCTGGAAAATATTTAGAGACATGGCGCGCTTTTGAAAAATTATACAAAGATGGATTGGTAAGAGCTGTTGGTGTAAGTAATTTTCAACCTCGTCATTTACAAGATGTCATGGACCACTATGAGGTAAAACCAGCTGTCAATCAGGTGGAGTTTCATCCATATCTCACACAGCGCGACTTGTATACATTTTGTCGTCAACAAGGAATCCAACTGGAAGCGTGGTCGCCTTTAATGCGTGGTGGCGATATGTTAGGACATCCGCTACTTCAACATTTAGCTGGTAAATACAGCAAGACACCTGCGCAAATTGTCTTGCGTTGGGATTTGGATCAGGAAGTGGTCACCATTCCTAAATCCGTTCGCGCTGCACGAATTCTAGAAAATGCACAAGTATTTGATTTTCATTTATCAGAAGAGGAAATTGCGCAGATCACTGCTCTCAACCAGGATCGTCGCAGTTTTGAGTATGATCCAGATAACGTTACTTTCGGGCTTGCGTAA
- a CDS encoding transposase produces the protein MKQEDNKATAERTPSVNPNESEPDYVTAEYKRAYLLLSNRYDAPSEVMGAWLKRWRIEVLFRTAKQELGMLNCHSPNENHIHAHITLLFTAETLVRYILWEQKTAGIEDCIHGQVIRNLLCIRCRTRQATRRNEQDSIAIDLDTTAECFARLFRQFWPTTLELRWFEPANTQLLIATA, from the coding sequence ATGAAGCAAGAAGACAACAAGGCCACTGCAGAACGAACGCCATCGGTGAATCCAAACGAGTCTGAGCCGGACTACGTGACTGCAGAGTACAAACGTGCCTACCTGCTGCTCAGCAACCGCTACGATGCACCATCTGAAGTGATGGGAGCATGGCTGAAGCGTTGGCGTATTGAAGTCTTGTTTCGCACGGCAAAACAAGAACTCGGGATGTTGAACTGTCATTCACCGAATGAAAACCATATTCATGCCCATATAACGCTGCTCTTTACGGCTGAGACACTTGTCCGGTACATACTCTGGGAACAAAAAACAGCAGGCATCGAGGATTGCATCCACGGCCAAGTGATCCGCAATCTACTCTGCATCCGCTGTCGTACCCGTCAAGCCACTCGACGAAACGAGCAAGACTCGATCGCCATCGATCTTGACACAACAGCGGAATGTTTTGCAAGACTCTTCCGCCAGTTTTGGCCAACCACGCTGGAATTGAGGTGGTTCGAACCTGCCAATACCCAGTTGTTGATAGCAACTGCATAA
- a CDS encoding MFS transporter: MTTPTLTRYKFPLPFFRSKPNYHWYVVTTVCIGAFMAALDGSIITVALPTIDHEFNVNISESAWVALAYLLTLTALLAMFGRLADIVGRRPLYTIGFTIFIIGSALCGASPNLALLIGFRVLQGIGATMLQANSVAIVTAAVPEKVRGKAIGIQGSALAVGLSLGPAIGGILIGIFGWRSIFYVNVPVGIIGTLLAFMILPRDLIQKKSGVTTSFDFVGAFLLAVSLIAFLLGLNQGNDDGWTSPLIIGCFLIAAVFATLFVFQEKRHQSPLIDFTLFTIEQLTWGNITGSLSYGVMYGVLYIVPYFFENVLHKPTSSSGILTTPLPIGMMLIAPVAGKIADKLGSKIPTVAGMTIATVGTLSLVFVHAVTNLIYMIIALFFIGLGMGIFTPPNNSSVMGSTPRDQLGVSSGMLNMSRSLGQSIGIAYAFAIFQGVIMTYHFTPENAPVGSLIIGFRWTFIGVSVFGIAAVLISLFRGNVQRHDLPDEAKIIDV; the protein is encoded by the coding sequence ATGACCACTCCAACACTAACAAGATATAAATTTCCTCTTCCTTTTTTCAGATCAAAACCTAATTATCATTGGTATGTGGTGACTACAGTATGCATAGGGGCATTTATGGCGGCTTTAGATGGAAGCATTATCACTGTAGCGCTCCCTACGATTGATCATGAATTCAATGTAAATATCAGTGAAAGTGCATGGGTAGCATTAGCCTATCTCCTTACACTCACTGCACTACTCGCTATGTTCGGGAGATTGGCGGATATTGTAGGACGACGCCCGCTATACACCATTGGGTTTACCATCTTTATTATTGGATCTGCGCTTTGCGGGGCATCCCCCAATTTAGCATTATTAATTGGCTTTCGTGTTTTACAAGGAATTGGTGCCACCATGTTGCAAGCAAACAGCGTAGCTATTGTAACTGCAGCTGTCCCTGAAAAAGTACGCGGAAAAGCGATAGGTATACAGGGATCAGCACTTGCTGTAGGTTTATCTTTAGGTCCCGCTATTGGTGGAATCTTAATTGGCATCTTTGGTTGGCGTTCTATCTTTTATGTCAATGTACCAGTTGGTATCATAGGAACTTTATTAGCCTTCATGATTCTTCCCCGCGATTTGATTCAAAAAAAATCTGGGGTTACAACATCTTTTGATTTTGTAGGTGCCTTTCTTCTTGCAGTTAGTTTGATAGCTTTCTTACTTGGCTTAAATCAAGGTAATGATGATGGATGGACATCCCCATTGATTATAGGATGCTTTTTAATAGCGGCTGTTTTTGCAACATTATTTGTTTTTCAAGAGAAACGGCATCAATCGCCTCTCATCGACTTTACACTCTTTACGATTGAACAATTAACTTGGGGGAATATAACTGGATCACTCTCTTATGGAGTCATGTATGGAGTTCTATATATCGTCCCGTATTTCTTTGAGAACGTCCTGCATAAACCTACATCTTCATCCGGTATTTTAACTACACCACTGCCCATCGGCATGATGTTAATTGCTCCAGTAGCTGGAAAGATTGCAGATAAACTAGGTTCTAAAATCCCAACAGTTGCGGGTATGACAATCGCAACTGTTGGAACGCTCTCCCTGGTTTTTGTTCATGCGGTGACAAACCTTATCTACATGATTATCGCCTTATTTTTTATTGGTTTAGGCATGGGAATTTTTACGCCACCAAATAACAGTTCCGTCATGGGTAGCACACCACGTGATCAATTAGGTGTTTCCTCTGGCATGCTTAACATGTCTCGATCACTTGGTCAAAGCATTGGAATTGCATATGCATTTGCTATTTTTCAAGGTGTAATAATGACTTATCACTTCACTCCAGAAAACGCTCCTGTTGGTTCACTCATTATTGGATTTAGATGGACTTTTATCGGAGTCTCTGTTTTTGGTATTGCAGCTGTACTCATTTCCTTGTTTCGAGGAAATGTGCAAAGACACGATCTCCCAGACGAAGCAAAAATAATCGATGTATGA
- the dinB gene encoding DNA polymerase IV has product MESNLRKIIHIDMDAFYASVEQRDHVEYRGKPLIVGGSPHSRGVVATCSYEARRYGIHSAMPASMAHRLCPHAIFVKPRMDVYRQVSRDIMSICKAHTDLVEPLSLDEAFLDVTHHRRGMASGTLIAREIKQQIYEVTGLTASAGVSYNKLIAKIASDDHKPNGLTVITPEKAQAFLDAVPIGRFFGIGKVTEQKLSLLGVHTGSDLRRLSREQLIQLFSDRGRVFYDLVRGIDPRPVLPNRIRQSIGKETTFQVDMDDIDDMLSQLMLLAQTIEQQLRNRSVTGRVVVLKIKFANFQQITRRTTTHIPVQSAQDIYDYVQSLLNQVYIDTKVRLLGITVQKLESAQDPLVQMETGEQLTLF; this is encoded by the coding sequence ATGGAAAGTAATCTTCGTAAAATTATTCATATTGATATGGATGCATTTTATGCTTCTGTCGAACAACGTGATCATGTGGAGTACAGAGGAAAACCGTTGATAGTCGGAGGATCCCCACATTCTCGTGGTGTAGTTGCGACCTGCTCTTACGAGGCGCGTCGGTATGGTATTCACTCCGCAATGCCAGCTAGTATGGCACATCGATTGTGCCCACACGCGATCTTTGTGAAGCCGCGAATGGATGTGTATCGTCAAGTATCTCGGGATATTATGAGCATATGTAAAGCTCACACTGATCTTGTAGAACCATTATCTCTCGATGAGGCGTTTTTAGATGTTACACATCATCGGAGAGGGATGGCTTCTGGCACCTTGATTGCACGTGAAATCAAGCAACAAATCTATGAGGTGACAGGGTTAACCGCATCTGCAGGTGTATCCTACAATAAATTAATTGCTAAAATAGCCTCTGATGATCATAAACCAAATGGGTTAACTGTGATCACTCCAGAAAAAGCACAAGCCTTTTTAGATGCTGTGCCAATTGGCAGGTTTTTTGGCATTGGAAAAGTGACAGAACAAAAACTTAGTCTGTTAGGCGTACATACAGGTAGTGATTTGCGAAGGTTGAGTCGTGAGCAATTAATACAGTTATTTTCCGATAGAGGGAGAGTATTTTACGATTTAGTGCGTGGCATTGATCCGCGTCCGGTTCTACCTAATCGCATTCGACAATCGATAGGGAAAGAGACAACCTTTCAGGTAGATATGGATGACATAGATGATATGCTAAGTCAGCTCATGCTTTTAGCACAGACGATAGAACAGCAATTGCGCAATCGATCTGTAACTGGACGAGTTGTAGTATTAAAAATTAAATTTGCTAATTTTCAACAGATCACACGGAGAACCACAACGCACATACCTGTGCAATCGGCACAAGATATTTATGATTACGTTCAAAGTCTGTTGAATCAAGTGTATATCGATACGAAAGTCCGGTTGTTAGGTATCACAGTACAAAAATTAGAGAGTGCGCAGGATCCTCTTGTGCAAATGGAAACGGGAGAACAATTGACGTTGTTCTAA